One genomic segment of Thunnus albacares chromosome 18, fThuAlb1.1, whole genome shotgun sequence includes these proteins:
- the LOC122968881 gene encoding uncharacterized protein LOC122968881 encodes MEISPFSFTPERYWTEEKERALIAFFSKHSCLWNHKSESYKNRQLRWKTLEHLRILLSAHPPPVPFTVEDIKNKFKNLRTTFQRQYKMVKASKGCGSNDVFVPQWKHYQQLMFLQGCWDMEDGVDVPPLSPLIVPQEESQPVLTSPGLIISFLPTPSTSSPSCTSPCIPSNMVVKCYWTDERERALIAFYSEHSCLWNKKSENHNNRQLRLKLLETLRSQLSDHTVSFSVEDIKCKFKNLRTVFNREYKAVQASRASDKLYVSKWKHYQQLLFLCECCDEEDGQDDLLILMPQEDKDLEHGNQTPSSTLSSFSSNSTQTNSLKFSNTSNPSSACQSDAKTSTNTAYQIFLAASPDNLKLVSHTAPSTLPASPSGSPLDAKSCTNPSPLTFSVLGPVLTESRLISDSRCHWNEAKVQQLISFYSEHSCLWNHKSESYRNRLLRQSLLETLSSLLSSNEPVPFTVEDIKTKFRNLRTIFQREHKAVSANKTCGSEDFYLPKWRHYRELMFLCDSCDEDDQPDDLHFHQPQESNLLHLESQAPPSSLHYQASAAAAATYQTATITSHSLQAPPSPTPPDSQLSSPSSSPSTSSSHTDSRLSGRKRASRRPPHTTSEVLDFMRTFCQSQMVSPHAGFLKYVEECLNETPPDKVKKLKKKIIETIHSVSEEV; translated from the exons ATGGAGATATCTCCGTTCAGCTTTACACCGGAGAGATACTGGAcggaagagaaagagagggcgCTCATAGCGTTCTTCTCCA AGCACAGCTGTCTGTGGAACCACAAGTCAGAGAGCTATAAGAACCGACAGCTGCGATGGAAAACCCTGGAACACCTGCGGATACTCCTGTCAGCTCACCCCCCACCTGTTCCTTTCACAG tGGAAGACATTAAGAACAAGTTCAAGAACCTCCGTACCACCTTCCAGCGTCAGTACAAAATGGTGAAGGCGAGCAAGGGGTGCGGGTCAAATGACGTGTTCGTGCCGCAGTGGAAGCACTACCAGCAGCTGATGTTCCTGCAGGGCTGCTGGGACATGGAAGACGGCGTTGACGTCCCACCGCTGTCCCCGCTGATTGTTCCACAGGAGGAGAGCCAGCCTGTCCTAACCTCCCCAGGACTGATCATCTCCTTCCTCCCCACCCCATCCACCTCCTCCCCTTCCTGCACGTCTCCCTGCATCCCCTCCAACATGGTGGTTAAATGTTACTGGACTGATGAGAGGGAGCGTGCACTGATAGCTTTTTACTCCG AGCACAGCTGTCTGTGGAACAAGAAGTCTGAAAACCACAACAACCGTCAGCTCAGACTGAAGCTGCTAGAGACTCTGAGGAGCCAGCTGTCTGACCACACAGTGTCTTTCTCAG TTGAAGATATAAAGTGCAAGTTCAAGAACCTTCGGACAGTTTTTAACCGTGAATACAAGGCGGTCCAGGCCAGCAGGGCGTCTGACAAACTCTACGTGTCCAAATGGAAACACTACCAGCAGCTGCTCTTCCTCTGCGAGTGCTGCGATGAAGAAGACGGCCAGGACGACCTGCTGATACTGATGCCGCAGGAAGATAAGGATCTGGAACATGGAAACCAAACGCCTTCATCCACTCTTAGCAGCTTCTCCTCCAACTCCACCCAAACCAACAGCCTGAAGTTCAGCAACACCTCCAATCCCTCCAGCGCCTGTCAGAGCGACGCCAAAACCAGCACCAACACCGCATACCAAATCTTCCTCGCTGCGTCTCCAGATAATCTCAAACTAGTGAGCCACACAGCTCCTTCCACACTCCCCGCCTCTCCGTCCGGTTCACCACTGGACGCCAAATCTTGTACGAACCCCTCCCCTCTAACTTTCTCTGTGCTCGGCCCGGTTCTGACAGAGAGCAGACTGATCAGTGACTCCCGCTGCCACTGGAATGAGGCCAAAGTTCAGCAGCTCATTTCATTTTACTCTG AGCACAGTTGTCTGTGGAACCACAAGTCAGAGAGCTACAGGAACAGACTGTTGAGACAGAGTCTGTTGGAGACACTGAGCAGCCTGCTGTCCAGCAATGAGCCAGTCCCCTTCACAG TGGAAGACATAAAGACAAAGTTCAGAAACCTGCGAACCATCTTCCAACGTGAACACAAGGCGGTGAGCGCCAACAAAACATGCGGCTCAGAGGACTTTTACCTTCCAAAGTGGAGACATTACCGGGAGCTGATGTTCCTCTGCGACTCCTGCGACGAGGACGACCAGCCTGACGACCTCCACTTCCACCAACCTCAGGAGTCCAACCTCCTCCACCTGGAGAGCCAagcccctccctcctccctacACTACCAAGCCtccgctgccgccgccgccacctACCAAACTGCtaccatcacatcacacagcCTCCAAGCCCCGCCCTCACCTACTCCCCCAGACTCCCAGCtatcctccccctcctcctccccctccacaTCATCCTCTCATACTGACAGCAGATTGTCGGGACGCAAGCGAGCGAGCCGCCGGCCGCCGCACACCACCAGCGAGGTGCTGGACTTCATGAGGACGTTCTGTCAAAGCCAGATGGTGTCGCCGCATGCCGGGTTCCTGAAGTACGTGGAGGAGTGTCTGAATGAGACGCCGCCTGACAAagtgaagaaactgaagaagaagataaTTGAGACAATCCACAGCGTGTCAGAGGAGGTGTAG